The Sordaria macrospora chromosome 2, complete sequence sequence TGTATGGGAAAACAGCCCGTCAAACAACACAAGCAATGCAACTGCCAGTGTATGGTCATTGAACAAGTTGAATGCAATTGCACGGTGAAATACCAGGAGCGCTCGAACGGCCCGCATCGTGCTGTTGCCCCCGGCAGCTTGATAGCTGCGATGGTCTGTGCGTCAGGTGTGCGACTGGACGACTGACGGATGTCGCGTTCACTGGGGGCCTGAACTGGAGCTCGCCATCACAACCTCAAACGGGCACTCCGCCAACAACGAACTCCAGGACAACCATTTCCATCACTGCCGCCCCGCTCAACGACTTAATATCGTGCGGCGCTCTTACGACTTGATATTATAATTCCAAACACACCGTCAAACCCCCTACCACACTCCCCAGAGTTGCGCAAGGCGAACCGTCAACATGGTCAGTTGGCCGCAACACGGAGCTCAGCTCAAGCTTGCAATGTACCACATACTGACTAGCTGCGCAGGGTCAAAATCAGTCTGGCATGGGCGGAGGCCAGGACCCTTCAAAGTCCAAGAAAGATAAGGTACGGTAGCTTCATCATTTTGATGGTTTCTTCGTTGCGCTGGACGTTGTTATCTTGCGGGACTCGAGCGCTGACATCATGGACATCGCTAACCTCCATCGCCACCAAAACAGAAAGATAAGCCCAAGTACGAGCCGCCCCCGAAGCCCACCACCCGCATCggccgcaagaagaagagacaggGCGGTGCCAGCGCTGCCGCCAAGCTCCCCTCAGTGTATCCGACGAGTCGATGCAAACTCCGACTGCTACGAATGCAACGAATCCACGATCATCTGCTGCTCGAGGAGGAATATGTCGAGAATCAAGAACGTCTACGCAAGGCAAAGACCGCCAAGGACAGCAACGCTCCTGCGTCCGAGCTCGAGTCTTCCGACCGCATGGCGGACGAGCGCTCCCGTGTCGATGACATGCGCGGCAGCCCCATGGGTGTCGGTGTCCTGGAGGAGTtgatcgacgacgaccacgCCATCGTTTCAAGCACATCTGGTCCTGAGTATTATGTTAGCATCATGAGCTTCGTCGACAAAGACCTGCTGGAGCCCGGCGCCAGCGTTTTGCTACATCACAAGAGTGTTAGCATTGTTGGCGTGCTCACCGATGACACGGATCCGGCCGTTAGTGTCATGAAGCTCGACAAGGCGCCCACGGAGTCGTACGCGGATATTGGTGGTTTGGAGCAACAGATCCAGGAAGTTCGTGAATCAGTCGAGCTTCCTTTGCTTCATCCGGAGCTCTACGAGGAAATGGGTATCAAGCCGCCCAAGGGTGTCATTCTCTACGGTGCTCCCGGTACCGGCAAGACTCTCCTTGCCAAGGCTGTGGCAAACCAAACTTCGGCAACGTTCTTGCGCATTGTTGGTAGTGAGCTTATCCAGAAGTATCTTGGTGACGGTCCCCGACTGGTTCGCCAGCTTTTCCAGGTATGTAAAGGCTTTTTTGAGTTACGCCCTTAAGTATAGACTCTAACATCTTCATTAGGTTGCCGCCGAGAATGCCCCATCCATCGTGTTTATCGACGAAATCGACGCCATCGGTACCAAGCGTTACGACTCAACATCGGGCGGTGAGCGTGAAATCCAGAGAACTATGTTGGAGCTGTTGAACCAGCTCGATGGTTTCGACGACCGTGGAGACGTCAAggtcatcatggccaccaaCAAGATCGAGTCGCTCGACCCTGCTCTGATCCGTCCTGGCCGTATCGACCGCAAGATTCTCTTCGAGAATCCCGACCAGAACACCAAGCGCAAGATCTTTACGCTTCACACCAGCAAGATGTCGCTCAACGAGGATGTTGACCTGGAGGAGTTCATTGCCCAGAAGGATGATCTTTCAGGTGCCGACATCAAGGCTATCTGCTCCGAGGCCGGTCTTATGGCCCTTCGTGAGCGCAGAATGAGGGTGCAGATGGCTGACTTCAGAGCTGCTCGTGAAAGAGTCTTGCGCACGAAGCAGGAAGGCGAGCCCGAGGGCTTGTACTTGTAACATAATCGCATATTATCAGGTCTAATTTGCAAGACGTTTCAGATCTGGGCGGATTACGAATGACATAAGGATCTGACAATCCAGCTTTGAGATGGCGGTATTCGGCCATCACTAAGCGTACCTTGGCTTGGGTGAAGATATAGGGATACCGTAGCGTTTTATCATAGCGAAAGATTCAATAAAGGTTGACTCATCTTAGGGTATGTTTTCTACTCCTTGAAGTCTTGATTTGGTCATTCATCATGAAGTCCAGCTTCGTGTCAATTTTGTTATACAGACCATCAAGGCTACGACCGCCTCTCGTCTCACTACCTATGCTTTGCCCCTTACCTCTTTCGCCTGCTGTCCTTCCATACTCAACAGGCGGCGTCTCGTTTATCCGTCTGTGCCTATCCCTTTCTCAATCCTCGTACGcccattcatcatccactgcCCTGCTCGAACACCCATGATCTCCATTAcgttctttcctccttgccTGCTTATCCACCGTCCTCAAAgtctccatcaaccccatcgCGCCCTCCGGCCAAACCTTCTTACCATCCTTCCCACCTCTCCCTGGTTCCGGCCAAGGCACATCGCCCCTCAAAATCTCCTCTACGCTaatccccctcctcccatAGAACTCCGCATTCGCATCCCCCctcggcaccaccaccgtgcCATCCATTGACACCCCCGCATACAACCCTCTACTCTTGATATAACTATACACCAGCGGCTTCCCTTCCTTGTTGTCCCTGTCTTTTTCcgacatggaagaagaacccGACCTCAAAACACCCTCCACGCCCGCCCCGGCCCCCACCGGCCCAGCAACGATGCCTACATCCCCTCCCAAACTCACACGGGAGCGCTCGGCGAAAGCTCGCACCGCCGCTGGTGTGCGTAGAACGCAGATACAGTCGTAGATATCGATACCGGCTAGAAGGCCAGCACCCAGGGAGTGAATTAGGAAACCCGAGGGCGGCGACCATGATGATCCTTTTCCAGACGTTCCACCAGAAGGTAGGCGAGAGATGACTATCCCCGAACCAGAAGAGCCGGAAAGATGTAACCCCGTGCGAAAAACGGTGAAGATGGCTAGGCCGGAGCAAGTGGTTAGGACGCGAGGGGGGATttggaggaggctgctgctgctgctactgctactgctgctacTGCAAAAAGACTGAATGATACGTGCAGCCTTGTCGCATTCTTGATCCATTGTCGATGGCCAGAAGGCTTCGGAGCCGAGGGCGTTGGTTAGTTTGTTGATGGGCGTGCCGGCTTTGAGGCTTAGTTGGTGGAGTCGTTCGCTGAGTGTTCGTTTGTctttgttggggttggtgctgttgttgttgatgttgtttgaCTGTGAAGAGGAGCTTAGTCCTGTTCCTGTGGGCATGAGAGCTCCTGACATCAGTCCCGCACCAAGACTAGAACCGGGCTGATGTGAGATCACCGGCCTTGGAggctttggtggtggagggggtgaGTATCGACCACTtccatgatgttgttgtggtggtggtgacggctgtgttgttggttgatgagggtTATGGTAAGTGTAAGCCGGCGGAGGAGCAGAATTGTATGCTAGGCCTGGCTGAGGTGCCGCTATAGGTTGTGGCGCTACTGGTGGTGTagaagggtgatgatggtgatgatggtgttcaTCTCGACGACGCCGTCTCCGCCGGCGATGGTTCGGATCTCCTGAGCCACCATCTCCATAGATACTAGCTGTCTCCTGGTAATAATCGGGATTGGTACCGCCCAATGCGGGTATGCGGCCTCGATCTGCTCGTGATGACATCTGCGGAACGATGGTTTTCTAGAAACAATAGTAGTGTAAAAGGGAACGTAGGTAGTCAAAGATCGTCAAATCACAATTCTCTGTTTAACGGTGGAAATGGCTATGATACAAAGAGGAACAAAGATGCTTGTGTCAACAACGTACGCGTCAAAGAAGCATACCATATCATCTCGGAACCAGTGATCTACGACCATACAAACTGACAAAATACGACCGAGGTTGCCGTCAATTGCGCCTCATCTTGAGGCAGCACCAATGTTTTTCCTTCGCCAAGCAACCCAGGACACCAAGTCGACAACCACTCGTTCCCCAAACCTTCAAAGTTGTGCAGGTCAGCaattcatcaccaccaaagacTTCGCGGCAGCGCGGGGCAGTGCAATGATGTCATCGGCTCATCAAGCCTTACGGTGACCGGTGTCTCCACACTGTCCGGAACTTAGGTCTAGGATTCGAATTCGCACCGATGGCTCGTGCATGATTTCGAAATCTGGACCTTGAAAAGAGGccagacagaaagaaacTGCttggcaaaagaaagaaagacaaggatggtgagatgggaaggagaagttTCGGGAGAAGTCAACACCGAAGATCGGGCAAAAAAGAGAATGGTTTTGGGACCTGGGAGGCTCGAACTCCCGACCTCAGGATTACTCTGATGTTTTAACCAGATCATATGGGAATATGAGACCTGCGCGCTAGCCAACTGCGCCAAGGTCCCGATGTGAGTTGAGAAACAGCGGCTAAAATTGTGTTTATGTTATCTCCATCGGCACGTTGCCTTCGGAATATAATGCTTAGTGAAGCTTGCAGCTATCATTGTTCACTTTGCAAGCTGAACGTCTGAGAGACGGACCGGTTTTAAAAAGAAAAGTAAAATCATGTCTTGaatggaaaagggagaaaggaCGACGAACGGTTGAGAAATATTGTAAGGAAACATGATAAGGGGATTGATGTGCATAGAGATTGGGGAGATAAATCAAGAGTGTTGGTTTACACTCATACATTTGCACATGGCAACAGCACTGTTAACACCATTGCCATTCGGTTCCAACTGACGAGAGATACTTCCACATGATTCTGATCTGAAATCTTTTGTTAAATTGCAATTGCACTACAAGTGGTAAAGGTGTGAACCCATGTCAAGCCAGGAACACTATAATTAgcgacttcttctttttcacaAGTGATCCAAGTGATTCAAAAGACACAACGTAAACGTAGATCAGGAAAGGACGCCTCCTGGAGCTTGAAGTACATTCAAATTGGTTTATAAtgcgaagtggaagaaaTACCAGTAGATGTACACCATAGGTGGATGCCTATCGTGTCTGGTTCTGTAGAGAGAAATTCATTTGAAGTAGAGTGTCGTGAAGCGTACGCGTTAACGTCAGTTTGcccatcgacgacgagggaCAAAACTACACGTGAACCATACGCCGCGTCTGCTTCATTACTACCCAAGTCTCAGATaagtggttgaggaggtttGTAGACTGCATAAGTTCCTCAGGGAAAAATGAGCCCGAAGTCACAAAGTGATGAGAAGGTCATTATTTGATCAAGTTGCCGTGTGCCTTGATATAATACACTGGGGTGTCGGGTTGTCAAGTTGTCAACTAGACGAAGACTTCATCAGTTAGCTGAGTTGACACTCTTAAACCAATCCAACAGTTAATGCCTAGTAACACAGTTAACACAGGCCTAATAGTGAGCTGTCATAGGCGATATCAGACTTGAAGGTTGGCTGGCAAAGAACTTGTCTTGAGTTGTTGACTAGAGGCCGTAATTGAGGCTTGGAGATAAGAAGTTATCCTGTAGGCACAAAACCATGACATCAGAGGTTTTAGTTCGTAGACTAGTTGGCATTATTTGGCTAAGTACGCAGTAGTCATTCATCGGCTTACTTCAGCATGTTCGGGCTTGTGGACGGGGTGCCGCTGGACGGCATGGTCATCATCTACGAGACGCATAGGTCCCTTTCTGTCATGAGAACACGCCTGGCACGCACCACACAAAGGTCCCGAACTGCATGCTGAACGCCCGGGGGTATTTGTCTTGTTTCTTCCATTCATCCCATGCATGATCTCTCCATTGGTTGTGTGATCTCATCATTTATTCGTATGAGGTCCCAAGCCTGGGACAAACTGCGAGTCGGAAAGCCACTGACTCCTCCACATTTCCTCGCAGATGTTGATGATACCCTGAACCGCGCCAATCTAGAGTGAAAACGCACAAAGGATGAAAAGTCGACGAAGCAACAGTTACTATCTCTAGTAACCGAACTCCTTGAGAGCCTCGGCGGTCTTGTCGTTGACCTTGGcgctcttcttggcctcggaAAGCTGGCGGGCGGcgagcttcttgcgctcGTAGTAGGCGgcgcccttggccttgcggCGCTCCTCGAGTCTATCAAGCTGTTAGCATCAAACGGCGCGTGGCTTCGGGGGGCAAGAGCTGAGGCTCTTGCAGAACCAACGTACCtggcaacaacatcctcgtACTTCCAGCCGACCTCAGAGCTGAGACGGCCAACGGTGCAGAACTTGCGACCGGGCTGGAGTCTCAGGACACGGAGAGCCTGGGGAAcgaccatcttcttcttcttgtcatAGGGGGGAGGGACACCCTCGAAGACCTTGAGGCGCTCAAGGGCAGCGGCGCCACGGGCAGTCTTGTGGGGAATCATGCCGCGGACAGCCTTGTAGAAGATGCGGGAAGGAGCGCGGAAATGGAAGGGACCTGCGGGCAGTCAGTATCGTCTGACTGAGAATGTCgactgtcgtcgtcgtcttcgtttCGGGAGGGCTGTAACTCACCACCGCGAGTGGGGTTGTACCGGGTCATCTTGCGCAGGTACGAGTGGTACTTGACTAAAATGGTGGTTTCGTGTCAGTTTGACTGTTCTCTTCTTTCGGTCCTCTTTGTTCGTTTCGCCCATGACTGCGATTCCCAATCTGTCTTCTTGCTGTGTCCAATTCCAATATCCTCCCAAGTTCGTCCATCGTCGCAGTCATGTCTCTCTCGGTTTCGTGTAGGAGTGAAGGTGTAACGTACGCTTGGCGCGGAAGAACTCGCCAGAGATGTTGAGGGCCTCGCAGCGGACAACAACGATCTTCTGGCCGTTGAGGAGCTGCTTGGCGACGATGCTGGCGAGGCGACCGAGGAGGTGGCCCTTGCCGTCGATGACGACCTGTAAATCAACAGGTTAGCCATCACAaaactgctgctgccgcaCCCTTGCCGTTAAACGGCCCGTCTCGGTGTGCAATGTCCCTGAGTTCCTCCGATTCCATATCCGTATCCATCGCCGTATCGAACATGTCGTCTCCATCTCGTTCGGTGTCGCTGCAGCGGTCGGCAACCTAGCCATTCGTCGCGATACGGATAATGGAACCGGTGGAAACCACATCCATCATAAAATCGGTATTCGGGGATTCGCAACGTACCACAGACTCGAAAGAAGACATCTTTGCCGGGGAAGACTGGGTTgacaaagaaggaggattAGCGATCTGTCCGTCAAGCTCCGGCAGATCAAATGGGCAGCAAGTCTGGCTCTTACCTCGCGATGGTTGACGGTCTGCGACTTTTTTGTGTGTGCTGAAAATTGCCCGTGTGCTTGGTGTAGTGAGAGATGCACTAGTCCGTTTTCGGAACCGGTGGAGGCTTGCCAGCCAGTGTGGCCTTTTGCTGCCTGAGGCGTTGGGGTAGGGTTAGACCTACAGTCTGCAATTGGTGGGGCTGGTTTTGCTTCGCTTCCCCGTGTCTTGGCACTCCTGTGGCGCGAGACAACCACGCTGATAACCTTATCACGGCCCCCTTGATTCAGTCCAGGTTCCAAGGTGCTTGCAGTAGTTATCTCATGGGCACAATGACGGGAATTATGATCTCATTAGAGCACACTGATAAGTTAATTGCATTTCAAGTCGATGGTCATCAATGTGGTTTTGTGGCCTTTGCTATCTTCAGGTCATCGCATTGAGCAACGTGTGCTCACAGCCAACAGCCTGGTCGATCACCGTCACGTCACGTCACTAGCCATCAAGGTAGTTACCAACGGGTGTTTGGATGCATCGCGAACCGTGAACTGGGATTTTGGGAGGGACGCCAGTCAATTACCATCTATGACCTGGCCAACAACTTCCCACCACTTCTGACCACGCTCTATGCACAAAACGCTAGACTCTCTTTAACTTCCATGTTCTCTTGTCACACCACTGAACACGGTTGCGCGAAAGCTTCGACCTGGAACAGCAATTAAAAAGTGCAAACGAACCGAACATGTGTGGCTGTTGAAGTTACACCAGCAACCTTGATACGCCTGGCAAATGGCTGAAATACCGAAGAAATGTCGACTTTATAACGACGAATCGCCTAAATCCTTCCATGCTCATGCCGACCAAGAAGCCTGAAATGATAAAAGGTTCCGGGCACTGCGCTTATGACCGTCCACACTATGCCTTGAGAGCCTCGTCGAGCGTCTTCAGAACATCTTGGCACTGCTTCaccatctctttcctcctgGTGCGAACTGCGACATCTCCTCCCGTTTCGATATCATCAAACTTTAGGAGAACCTGCTGTAGGATTGTCTCTGATAGTTTGAGGTGCTCCTCTGATCTCTTCTTAGGATCCGAAGGAGGATGGGCCGCAAACTGTCGGCACAATGGCAGGAgtgtgttgttgaagtggGCGGCGATTTgatcgagcttctcgatggGACCGCCCGGGGCAACCGAGGCCGGGCTGGCGCGAGTGACGCTACCGGCCGAGATAGCAGAGATAGCCGAGACCCCGGACACTCCGGATGCTGCTGAAAAGCCGGACTCGGCTGAAGGGGAGTGGGATCGAACTCGTGAAGCTGCCCTCTTCCGAGGGTCTTCAGTCGGCACTCTGAGACCAACATCTGAAGCACTCTCTTGCGGGCTCTGAGGGCTGCGGGCACCACGCTCGTCTCTGGTCCTGCCTCTGCGCTTCTTGCGGTGCTTCTTGGAAGGCTCTGGTTCACCGCGAACCTCGTGCCCGTCACGATCAACGATGACAATCTCATCGCTCCCCACATCACTGCTGCTCTCGGATTCGCGCTCGCTTATCGTGACCGTGATCTCGCTGTTGTGCTTGGCGCCATACTCTCTGACAGGCTTGTCATCGTCCCTCAAGCGGCGGCCCTTGTAGTACAGACGAATTCTTCCGTGGCGGTCAGAAATCCCCAAGATCAGCTTCACTCGCTCCTTCACATCGCTGACCAAGAGTTTGCCGTCGCCAATCGAATACGCAGGAAACCCCTCGGGGTACACGGCGTTCTTGTAAACAATGTTTAGAGCGTCGTCTTCAGGTTGTTCGTACCTGCTGATAGCCGGAACGGCAGCCGGTGGTGACCGAGTGTAGTCATAGCGTTGACTGTAGCGAGGACTTTCAAGATCCTCGGTAGTGATATAGCTGAAATCTTCCTCAGTCACACTCGGCACACCTCCTTGGCCAACACCCGAGTTCCAAGACGACAAGCTGGGGCGTCCCCACCAAGAcatctttcctccctttctGCCTTTGAATCTCCGGGTGGCGATGACGGGGATGATGCTCAGAGCGAGGAGTGTACCGGCGGTGGCACTGTAGACCTGGTTGGGAGAAAGACCGGTCGCTGACTGAAGATACTCTGAAGCTGAAGCCAGATGCTCAGCGGTCGTCTCGAGATAAGGCTGCAACTGAGTCGGGACTTTCAAGAAGGACGTGATGTTGGCAAGCTGGGCAATCAAGGCACCTGACGATGCCGAATCTCCTCCGGAAGCCACCTTTGCGACTATGGGCTGGTCCTACGACAGTATGCCGTTGACCTGCTacaaaagagagaagaaaaggtgGAAATCCGAAAATCTATTATAGTTGATCTGGCCGGTTTGGGGGGTAATTGGGTTGACGTTCTTGACTGGTGAGATTGTATGTTACGGCGCTGTTATCGACTTGGCCGCAGGTGTCGAGCAATCAACGGCGGACAAGATCTAGATGGACAGAAGGGCGTGAGACCAATCGCGAAGCTAGGGCTGTAATTTTCTTTGTTCGTGGGCTGGCGAAGAAAGGTACGAGAGACCAGTTGTCCTTGACACCCGTATCCAAAATCGGTAGGGAAATGACGATTAGAACGACGATCACTGCCTCGGGGTCCAAGGGTCCTTTTTCAGGCTGTTGCGCAGATGCGGGAGTGGGCGTCTTTGGCAACAGAACCGATTGGGTTGGACAAGTCTAGCAGGGCCGGTAAGGTTGGGTGCGAATGGTGTGGATGGTGGCGGACAGGGTGGGAAGACGAGGTTCGGGTTGATGTTTGAGGTTTGAGGGTGCAACTTGAAGTGGACGGTGGCGGTTGTTCGTGTCAGGACAGTTTTGAAGTCAGCAGGAGAGGTTGCACATGGAGCG is a genomic window containing:
- a CDS encoding 60S ribosomal protein uL13; this translates as MSSFESVVVIDGKGHLLGRLASIVAKQLLNGQKIVVVRCEALNISGEFFRAKLKYHSYLRKMTRYNPTRGGPFHFRAPSRIFYKAVRGMIPHKTARGAAALERLKVFEGVPPPYDKKKKMVVPQALRVLRLQPGRKFCTVGRLSSEVGWKYEDVVARLEERRKAKGAAYYERKKLAARQLSEAKKSAKVNDKTAEALKEFGY